One stretch of Arachis duranensis cultivar V14167 chromosome 1, aradu.V14167.gnm2.J7QH, whole genome shotgun sequence DNA includes these proteins:
- the LOC107493120 gene encoding cytochrome P450 86A1, whose translation MIEIETLPLLYTLIALLFAYLLWFHLFSRTLTGPRVYPFLGSLPILFMNRNRVHDWITLNLIGRIKVSGSATYQTCILPFPFLARKQGFYTVTSNPKNIEHVLKVRFDNYPKGPNWQTAFHDLLGQGIFNSDGATWLIQRKTAALEFTTRTLKHAMSRWVNRTIKNRLWCILDKAAKEGVAVDLQDLLLRLTFDNICGLTFGKDPETLSPDLPENPFCNAFDSATEATLHRLLYYPGILWRFKKLLCIGSEKRLMDSLKVVDDYMNVVVSNRDKSSSDDLISRFTNKRDGDGNPFSAAALQRIALNFVLAGRDTSSVALSWFFHLVSSHPAVEDRILRELTEVLSASRGSDRCLWTENAIDFEEAEKLVYLKAALSETLRLYPSVPEDFKYALNDDVLPDGTFVPKGSTVTYSIYSVGRMKSVWGEDCMEFKPERWISVRENRVRFEQPKDGFKFVAFNAGPRTCLGKDLAYLQMKSVAAAVLLRYRVLPVPGHKVEQKMSLTLFMKNGLRVYLQPRQLLPENATYA comes from the exons ATGATTGAAATTGAGACACTTCCTCTACTCTATACTCTTATTGCTTTGTTATTCGCATATTTACTTTGGTTCCACCTTTTCTCTCGAACCCTAACCGGTCCGAGAGTGTATCCTTTCCTTGGAAGCCTTCCAATCCTTTTCATGAATCGAAATCGGGTTCATGATTGGATTACCCTAAACTTAATAGGCCGAATCAAAGTTTCTGGTTCGGCCACATACCAGACTTGTATCCTGCCTTTTCCTTTCTTGGCACGCAAGCAAGGGTTTTACACAGTCACGTCCAATCCCAAGAACATCGAGCACGTCCTCAAAGTCCGATTTGATAATTACCCGAAAGGGCCCAACTGGCAAACAGCATTCCATGATCTCTTGGGCCAAGGGATCTTCAACAGCGACGGTGCCACGTGGCTGATTCAGCGAAAGACGGCGGCTTTGGAGTTCACGACGCGAACCCTAAAGCATGCCATGAGCCGATGGGTGAACCGTACAATCAAGAACCGTTTGTGGTGCATCTTGGATAAAGCAGCAAAGGAGGGTGTAGCGGTGGACCTTCAGGACCTTCTTCTCAGGTTGACTTTTGATAACATTTGTGGACTCACGTTTGGGAAGGACCCAGAAACTCTGTCACCGGATTTGCCTGAAAACCCTTTCTGCAATGCCTTTGATTCTGCAACTGAAGCTACGTTGCATAGGCTTTTGTATTACCCTGGGATCTTGTGGAGGTTCAAGAAGCTTCTATGCATTGGTTCCGAAAAGAGGCTCATGGACAGTTTGAAG GTCGTTGACGATTACATGAACGTCGTCGTCTCCAATCGCGACAAGTCATCCTCCGACGACCTAATCTCCCGCTTCACCAACAAGCGTGACGGCGATGGCAACCCCTTCTCCGCCGCCGCACTCCAACGCATCGCCCTCAACTTCGTCCTCGCCGGCAGGGACACCTCCTCCGTCGCCCTCTCCTGGTTCTTCCACCTCGTCTCCTCCCACCCCGCCGTCGAGGATCGCATCCTCCGCGAGCTCACGGAGGTCCTCTCCGCCTCCCGCGGCTCGGATCGCTGCCTCTGGACGGAGAATGCTATCGACTTCGAGGAGGCGGAGAAGCTCGTTTACCTCAAAGCCGCACTCTCTGAAACGCTGCGTTTATACCCTTCAGTTCCCGAGGATTTTAAATACGCATTAAACGACGACGTTTTGCCAGATGGCACCTTCGTTCCGAAGGGTTCGACGGTTACTTATTCGATTTACTCTGTTGGGAGAATGAAGAGTGTCTGGGGTGAGGATTGCATGGAATTTAAACCGGAGCGTTGGATTTCGGTTCGGGAGAACCGGGTTCGATTCGAACAGCCAAAAGATGGGTTTAAGTTCGTTGCTTTTAACGCTGGACCGAGAACCTGCTTGGGCAAGGACTTGGCTTACCTTCAGATGAAGTCTGTGGCTGCGGCTGTGCTTTTGAGATACCGGGTATTGCCGGTTCCCGGTCACAAGGTGGAGCAGAAGATGTCGCTTACGCTGTTCATGAAGAATGGGCTCCGGGTTTACTTACAGCCACGTCAGCTTCTACCAGAGAATGCCACGTATGCATAG
- the LOC107493024 gene encoding sodium-dependent phosphate transport protein 1, chloroplastic, with protein MATRALLSSFSPPPSSSPSSSTSLSRRFPFKHATATTTSLLLFVSHAGRRCSVFRVSGGRDGGGKVWADVRSEKQHHVTEPSRFEDEDDDDVVSARDLDNVVGVGVEGAAWWHVFPKRWVIVILCFSAFLLCNMDRVNMSIAILPMSAEYNWSPSTVGLIQSSFFWGYLLTQIAGGIWADTVGGKQVLGFGVVWWSVATVLTPIAAKLGLPFLLVARAFMGIGEGVAMPAMNNILSKWVPVAERSRSLALVYSGMYLGSVTGLAFSPFLIHQFGWPSVFYSFGSLGTVWFSVWLSKAYSSPLDDPELRPEEKKLITTNSVSKEPIKMIPWGLILSKPPVWALIVSHFCHNWGTFILLTWMPTYYNQVLKFNLTESGLFCVLPWLTMAVSANVGGWIADTLVSKGLSVTRVRKIMQTVGFLGPAFFLTQLSHVNSPVMAVLCMTCSQGTDAFSQSGLYSNHQDIAPRYSGILLGLSNTAGVLAGVLGTAATGYILQHGSWDDVFKVSVGLYLVGTVVWNLFSTGEKILE; from the exons ATGGCCACCAGagctcttctttcttctttctccccacctccttcttcttcaccctcTTCTTCCACTTCACTTTCTCGAAGATTCCCATTCAAGCACGCAACCGCAACAACTACTTCATTGCTGTTGTTTGTGTCGCATGCAGGCCGGAGGTGCTCTGTGTTTAGGGTTTCCGGCGGGAGGGACGGTGGCGGGAAGGTGTGGGCCGATGTGAGGTCGGAGAAGCAGCATCACGTGACTGAGCCTAGCAGGTTCGAggatgaggatgatgatgacgTTGTGTCGGCACGTGACTTGGATAATGTTGTGGGAGTAGGAGTAGAAGGAGCAGCTTGGTGGCACGTGTTCCCAAAGAGATGGGTCATTGTCATTCTTTGCTTCTCTGCCTTCCTTCTCTGTAACATGGATAGA GTAAATATGAGCATTGCCATTCTTCCAATGTCAGCTGAGTACAATTGGAGTCCCAGCACTGTCGGCTTGATACAATCCTCTTTCTTTTGGGGATACctcctcactcag ATTGCTGGTGGAATATGGGCAGACACAGTAGGGGGAAAGCAGGTGTTAGGATTCGGCGTGGTTTGGTGGTCTGTCGCAACAGTCCTGACTCCTATTGCTGCTAAACTTGGGTTGCCTTTCCTACTTGTTGCTCGTGCATTCATGGGGATCGGTGAG GGTGTTGCTATGCCAGCCATGAATAATATCCTGTCAAAATGGGTTCCTGTGGCAGAGAGAAGCAGGTCACTGGCACTGGTCTACAGCGGCATGTACCTTGGATCGGTCACAGGGTTGGccttttcaccctttttgattCATCAGTTTGGTTGGCCATCGGTGTTTTACTCCTTTGGATCTCTTGGGACAGTTTGGTTTTCTGTGTGGCTTAGTAAG GCATATAGTTCACCTCTTGACGACCCTGAACTGCGTCCTGAAGAAAAGAAGTTGATAACTACTAATAGTGTTTCAAAGGAACCTATTAAAATGATACCTTGGGGATTAATTTTGTCGAAACCACCTGTGTGGGCACTAATCGTATCCCATTTCTGCCATAACTGGGGAACTTTTATTCTTCTTACTTGGATGCCAACATACTATAACCAA GTCTTGAAGTTCAATCTTACAGAATCAGGGCTATTTTGTGTTTTGCCATGGCTTACAATGGCGGTATCTGCAAATGTCGGTGGTTGGATTGCAGACACTCTTGTGAGTAAGGGTTTGTCGGTTACAAGGGTCCGCAAG ATAATGCAAACGGTTGGATTTCTAGGCCCTGCTTTCTTCTTAACACAACTGAGCCATGTTAATTCTCCTGTGATGGCCGTTTTGTGCATGACTTGCAGTCAG GGAACTGATGCATTCTCTCAGTCTGGTTTGTATTCAAACCATCAAGATATAGCCCCTCGATATTCA GGGATACTGCTTGGTCTGTCTAATACTGCTGGCGTATTGGCGGGTGTACTTGGAACAGCAGCAACAGGTTACATTCTACAGCATG GTTCCTGGGATGATGTTTTCAAGGTTTCAGTTGGGCTCTATTTGGTTGGAACCGTGGTGTGGAACCTTTTTTCAACCGGCGAAAAGATCTTGGAATAA